A portion of the Aricia agestis chromosome 1, ilAriAges1.1, whole genome shotgun sequence genome contains these proteins:
- the LOC121726787 gene encoding sentrin-specific protease 1-like isoform X2 → MIKIPLNAASNFWKLDDEFSSDDEVPVLKRLKKLPKTTFPEISSKDIWNDMSSKKGKNVRYVPIEVEAGHPSTSTPNDEQIKLAGRSRIIPNKFINITRNGTETPYRKPRVHSPIRPAIHNVTDEDDEPEVTLVETKQHPKKPSKIFINVDEDDTFINDVEDEDDDVIFVKRVRSPPQPKSQKFFVSKNNEVIGSLDEDDNLRYYKLCRKLNDRHANLSPRTYSKFKAPPGITKTYRKAPTPVAKWMQPTKTNLLGSRTGFMNSNKTKSAISEVFNLSEKKNYQDLIRRVVGTEATQAPFGKPLSIASLVNDSASFRLTQRSQRNSLNELKLLEKGIIADKENESNREYDPITVASINSSDSEIEIIPSDASTSSSVKIDPVNSLRESLKDKAVTADDWLKKLDSRYKKKRQDLQEKLKDARRESDIISKVNYEQKIALLENKLKHELSIPESLIEEVQPSVELPALTPEQEKLVNKVLGPGPPNQLLIEKFNLRIHRRDIQTLAGLNWLNDEVINFYMNLLMQRCEQRKDIPKVYATNTFFYPKLMQSGQPGLRRWTRKVDIFSHDLMVVPVHLGVHWCLSIIDFRKKHIAYLDSMGSRNQKCLDALLKYLKDEHQDKKGQPFDDKGWKTENLKDIPQQMNGSDCGMFACTFAEFSSRNAPYTFTQANMPYLRRKAALEIVTGRLLL, encoded by the exons ATGATAAAAATACCGCTGAATGCAGCATCAAATTTTTGGAA ACTCGATGATGAGTTTTCATCTGATGATGAAGTTCCAGTACTGAAGCGACTTAAAAAACTACCCAAAACTACTTTTCCTGAAATATCGTCTAAAG ATATTTGGAATGACATGAGTagtaaaaaaggtaaaaatgttaGGTATGTTCCAATTGAAGTTGAGGCTGGTCACCCGAGTACATCAACTCCAAATGATGAACAAATTAAGCTAGCTGGGCGAAGTAGGATTATTCCGAATAAATTCATTAATATAACTAGAAACGGAACAGAAACCCCATATAGAAAACCAAGGGTTCATTCTCCAATAAGACCTGCTATTCATAATGTTACTGATGAGGATGATGAACCAGAG GTCACATTGGTTGAAACAAAGCAACATCCAAAGAAACCatcaaaaatttttataaatgtagATGAGGATGATACATTTATAAATGATGTTGAGGATGAAGATGATGATGTCATATTTGTCAAAAGAGTACGCTCCCCTCCTCAACCTAAATCTCAGAAGTTCTTTGTCTCCAAaaacaatgaagttataggTTCATTAGATGAGGATGATAATCTAAGGTATTATAAACTATGTCGAAAATTAAATGATAGACACGCAAACTTGTCTCCTCGGACCTACAGCAAATTTAAAGCTCCTCCGGGAATCACCAAGACATACAGAAAAGCTCCTACCCCCGTGGCAAAATGGATGCAACCAACAAAAACCAATCTCTTGGGCTCAAGAACTGGGTTTATGAATTCGAACAAAACTAAATCGGCTATATCGGAAGTATTTAATTTGAGtgaaaagaaaaactatcaaGATTTAATTAGAAGAGTTGTCGGAACAGAGGCTACACAGGCTCCATTTGGTAAACCACTCAGTATTGCAAGCTTAGTCAATGATTCAGCTTCGTTCAGGCTGACACAAAGATCACAAAGAAATTCTTTAAATGAACTTAAATTACTCGAGAAAGGTATAATTGCAGATAAAGAAAATGAATCTAACAGAGAATATGATCCAATTACTGTAGCTTCTATTAATTCATCAGATTCAGAAATAGAAATAATACCATCTGATGCATCCACTAGTTCATCAGTTAAAATTGATCCAGTGAACTCCCTGCGAGAATCTCTCAAGGATAAGGCTGTAACAGCAGATGACTGGCTCAAGAAACTAGACTCTCGTTACAAGAAAAAGAGACAAGATCTTCAAGAGAAGTTGAAAGATGCACGTCGGGAATCTGATATAatatcaaaagtaaattatgaaCAGAAGATAgcacttttagaaaataaattaaagcaTGAATTGAGCATACCTGAGAGTCTCATCGAAGAGGTTCAGCCCTCAGTAGAGCTACCTGCCCTGACTCCTGAACAAGAAAAACTAGTTAACAAAGTTCTAGGGCCAGGCCCTCCTAACCAGCTACTCATTGAAAAATTCAACTTGAGAATACatag gCGAGATATACAGACCCTGGCAGGTCTGAACTGGCTCAATGACGAAGTTATCAATTTCTACATGAACTTACTGATGCAGCGGTGTGAGCAACGTAAAGACATTCCAAAAGTTTATGCAACTAACACATTCTTCTATCCTAAACTTATGCAAAGTGGTCAGCCAGGATTAAGAAGATGGACTAGGAAG GTGGATATATTTTCTCATGATTTGATGGTAGTACCGGTGCATTTGGGTGTGCATTGGTGTCTCAGCATAATTGATTTCCGAAAAAAACATATAGCCTATTTAGACAGTATGGGCTCTCGTAATCAAAAATGCTTAGATGCTTTACTGAAGTATTTGAAAGATGAACACCAAGATAAGAAAGGGCAGCCATTTGATGATAAGGGATGGAAAACGGAAAATCTTAAg gATATTCCTCAACAAATGAATGGCAGTGATTGTGGCATGTTTGCATGCACCTTCGCCGAGTTTTCATCCAGAAACGCACCCTACACTTTCACTCAAGCGAACATGCCTTACCTACGTAGAAAAGCTGCACTAGAGATTGTAACAGGTCGCTTACTTCTATAA
- the LOC121726787 gene encoding sentrin-specific protease 1-like isoform X1: MQSIVTYVRSLLGWCDDDPAVKTSFKRDRLDDEFSSDDEVPVLKRLKKLPKTTFPEISSKDIWNDMSSKKGKNVRYVPIEVEAGHPSTSTPNDEQIKLAGRSRIIPNKFINITRNGTETPYRKPRVHSPIRPAIHNVTDEDDEPEVTLVETKQHPKKPSKIFINVDEDDTFINDVEDEDDDVIFVKRVRSPPQPKSQKFFVSKNNEVIGSLDEDDNLRYYKLCRKLNDRHANLSPRTYSKFKAPPGITKTYRKAPTPVAKWMQPTKTNLLGSRTGFMNSNKTKSAISEVFNLSEKKNYQDLIRRVVGTEATQAPFGKPLSIASLVNDSASFRLTQRSQRNSLNELKLLEKGIIADKENESNREYDPITVASINSSDSEIEIIPSDASTSSSVKIDPVNSLRESLKDKAVTADDWLKKLDSRYKKKRQDLQEKLKDARRESDIISKVNYEQKIALLENKLKHELSIPESLIEEVQPSVELPALTPEQEKLVNKVLGPGPPNQLLIEKFNLRIHRRDIQTLAGLNWLNDEVINFYMNLLMQRCEQRKDIPKVYATNTFFYPKLMQSGQPGLRRWTRKVDIFSHDLMVVPVHLGVHWCLSIIDFRKKHIAYLDSMGSRNQKCLDALLKYLKDEHQDKKGQPFDDKGWKTENLKDIPQQMNGSDCGMFACTFAEFSSRNAPYTFTQANMPYLRRKAALEIVTGRLLL, from the exons atgcagTCCATAGTGACTTATGTCCGAAGTTTACTCGGTTGGTGTGACGACGATCCCGCGGTGAAGACAAGCTTCAAAAGAGACAG ACTCGATGATGAGTTTTCATCTGATGATGAAGTTCCAGTACTGAAGCGACTTAAAAAACTACCCAAAACTACTTTTCCTGAAATATCGTCTAAAG ATATTTGGAATGACATGAGTagtaaaaaaggtaaaaatgttaGGTATGTTCCAATTGAAGTTGAGGCTGGTCACCCGAGTACATCAACTCCAAATGATGAACAAATTAAGCTAGCTGGGCGAAGTAGGATTATTCCGAATAAATTCATTAATATAACTAGAAACGGAACAGAAACCCCATATAGAAAACCAAGGGTTCATTCTCCAATAAGACCTGCTATTCATAATGTTACTGATGAGGATGATGAACCAGAG GTCACATTGGTTGAAACAAAGCAACATCCAAAGAAACCatcaaaaatttttataaatgtagATGAGGATGATACATTTATAAATGATGTTGAGGATGAAGATGATGATGTCATATTTGTCAAAAGAGTACGCTCCCCTCCTCAACCTAAATCTCAGAAGTTCTTTGTCTCCAAaaacaatgaagttataggTTCATTAGATGAGGATGATAATCTAAGGTATTATAAACTATGTCGAAAATTAAATGATAGACACGCAAACTTGTCTCCTCGGACCTACAGCAAATTTAAAGCTCCTCCGGGAATCACCAAGACATACAGAAAAGCTCCTACCCCCGTGGCAAAATGGATGCAACCAACAAAAACCAATCTCTTGGGCTCAAGAACTGGGTTTATGAATTCGAACAAAACTAAATCGGCTATATCGGAAGTATTTAATTTGAGtgaaaagaaaaactatcaaGATTTAATTAGAAGAGTTGTCGGAACAGAGGCTACACAGGCTCCATTTGGTAAACCACTCAGTATTGCAAGCTTAGTCAATGATTCAGCTTCGTTCAGGCTGACACAAAGATCACAAAGAAATTCTTTAAATGAACTTAAATTACTCGAGAAAGGTATAATTGCAGATAAAGAAAATGAATCTAACAGAGAATATGATCCAATTACTGTAGCTTCTATTAATTCATCAGATTCAGAAATAGAAATAATACCATCTGATGCATCCACTAGTTCATCAGTTAAAATTGATCCAGTGAACTCCCTGCGAGAATCTCTCAAGGATAAGGCTGTAACAGCAGATGACTGGCTCAAGAAACTAGACTCTCGTTACAAGAAAAAGAGACAAGATCTTCAAGAGAAGTTGAAAGATGCACGTCGGGAATCTGATATAatatcaaaagtaaattatgaaCAGAAGATAgcacttttagaaaataaattaaagcaTGAATTGAGCATACCTGAGAGTCTCATCGAAGAGGTTCAGCCCTCAGTAGAGCTACCTGCCCTGACTCCTGAACAAGAAAAACTAGTTAACAAAGTTCTAGGGCCAGGCCCTCCTAACCAGCTACTCATTGAAAAATTCAACTTGAGAATACatag gCGAGATATACAGACCCTGGCAGGTCTGAACTGGCTCAATGACGAAGTTATCAATTTCTACATGAACTTACTGATGCAGCGGTGTGAGCAACGTAAAGACATTCCAAAAGTTTATGCAACTAACACATTCTTCTATCCTAAACTTATGCAAAGTGGTCAGCCAGGATTAAGAAGATGGACTAGGAAG GTGGATATATTTTCTCATGATTTGATGGTAGTACCGGTGCATTTGGGTGTGCATTGGTGTCTCAGCATAATTGATTTCCGAAAAAAACATATAGCCTATTTAGACAGTATGGGCTCTCGTAATCAAAAATGCTTAGATGCTTTACTGAAGTATTTGAAAGATGAACACCAAGATAAGAAAGGGCAGCCATTTGATGATAAGGGATGGAAAACGGAAAATCTTAAg gATATTCCTCAACAAATGAATGGCAGTGATTGTGGCATGTTTGCATGCACCTTCGCCGAGTTTTCATCCAGAAACGCACCCTACACTTTCACTCAAGCGAACATGCCTTACCTACGTAGAAAAGCTGCACTAGAGATTGTAACAGGTCGCTTACTTCTATAA
- the LOC121726798 gene encoding dTTP/UTP pyrophosphatase, whose protein sequence is MLQPIMHILKQKNIILASGSPRRKEMIENIGLKVHLCPSKFEEDLNPKNFASFSEFVEETALQKVLEVEKRLIEEKNIPDMVIGADTMVTLDGEMFGKPTTVQEAFDMLSRLSGRSHTVYTGVVVKTPQKTVKFTEKTNVVFGKVNEEQIKGYIATGEPMDKAGGYGIQGVGGTFVERVEGDYFTVVGLPLYRLCSVLYDLYVHKE, encoded by the exons atgCTACAGCCAATAATGCATATTTTGAagcagaaaaatattattttggctAGTGGTTCCCCAAGGCGAAAGGAGATGATAGAAAACATT GGCTTAAAGGTTCATTTATGTCCTTCAAAATTCGAGGAAGATTTAAATCCTAAAAATTTTGCGAGCTTCTCGGAATTTGTTGAAGAAACAGCATTACAAAAAGTGTTAGAAGTGGAGAAGAGGTTAATAGAAGAAAAAAACATTCCAGACATGGTTATAGGTGCTGACACTATGGTGACATTGGATGGTGAAATGTTTGGAAAACCAACAACTGTACAAGAAGCATTCGATATGCTTTCAAG ACTTTCAGGTAGAAGTCATACAGTGTACACTGGGGTTGTGGTAAAAACACCACAGAAAACAGTAAAGTTTACGGAGAAGACCAATGTTGTTTTTGGTAAAGTTAACGAAGAACAGATAAAAGGTTATATTGCTACTGGAGAACCCAT GGACAAAGCTGGAGGTTATGGAATACAAGGAGTGGGTGGAACTTTTGTTGAAAGAGTTGAAGGAGATTATTTTACTGTAGTGGGATTGCCTTTGTACAGGCTCTGCTCGGTGTTGTATGATTTATATGTACATAAAGAATAA